In Streptomyces nodosus, one DNA window encodes the following:
- a CDS encoding alpha/beta fold hydrolase: protein MSSTELPSVPASTVFPRVSPVKVEEGERLRSMRLQGITLTVRSRPPKREGLPPALYVHGLGGSSQNWSPLMALLDGLVDGEAVDLPGFGDSPPPDDGDYSVTGHARAVIRCLDAAERGPVHLFGNSMGGAVATRVAAVRPDLVRTLTLVSPALPEIFVQRGAVPTGLLALPGVAGLFTRHTREWTAEDRVRGVMALCYGDPRRVTPEGFRSAVEEMERRLRLPYFWDAMARSARGIVNAYTLGGQHGLWRQAERVLAPTLLVYGGRDQLVSFRMAQRAARAFRDSRLLSLPDAGHVAMMEYPESVATAFRELLDHAGELPEPVEGSAPGGERPDAILGEEPDVSGSMATDEPGTTGAGS, encoded by the coding sequence ATGTCTTCGACCGAACTGCCGTCCGTGCCGGCCTCCACCGTGTTCCCCAGGGTGTCGCCCGTCAAGGTCGAGGAGGGCGAACGGCTCAGGTCGATGCGACTGCAGGGGATCACCCTGACGGTGCGGTCGAGGCCGCCGAAGCGCGAGGGGCTGCCGCCCGCGCTGTATGTCCATGGACTCGGCGGCTCCTCCCAGAACTGGTCGCCGCTGATGGCGCTGCTCGACGGGCTCGTCGACGGCGAGGCCGTCGATCTGCCGGGCTTCGGCGACTCGCCGCCGCCCGACGACGGCGACTACTCCGTCACCGGGCACGCGCGCGCGGTGATCCGTTGTCTCGACGCGGCCGAGCGCGGCCCCGTGCATCTGTTCGGCAATTCGATGGGTGGTGCCGTCGCCACGCGGGTGGCGGCCGTACGCCCCGATCTGGTGCGCACGCTCACGCTCGTCTCGCCGGCCCTCCCGGAGATCTTCGTCCAGCGCGGCGCCGTGCCGACGGGACTGCTCGCGCTGCCCGGCGTCGCCGGTCTGTTCACCCGCCACACCAGGGAGTGGACGGCCGAGGACCGCGTCCGCGGGGTCATGGCGCTCTGTTACGGCGACCCCCGGCGGGTCACTCCGGAGGGCTTCCGCAGCGCGGTCGAGGAGATGGAACGGCGGCTGCGGCTGCCGTACTTCTGGGACGCGATGGCACGCTCGGCACGCGGGATCGTGAACGCGTACACGCTGGGCGGCCAGCACGGTCTGTGGCGCCAGGCGGAGCGGGTGCTCGCACCGACCCTGCTGGTCTACGGAGGCCGGGACCAGCTGGTGTCGTTCCGCATGGCCCAGCGGGCGGCGCGCGCCTTCCGCGACTCCCGGCTGCTGTCACTGCCGGACGCGGGGCATGTCGCGATGATGGAGTACCCCGAGTCGGTGGCCACGGCGTTCCGTGAACTGCTCGATCACGCGGGCGAGTTGCCCGAACCGGTGGAGGGCTCCGCACCCGGCGGGGAGCGTCCTGACGCTATCCTCGGCGAGGAGCCCGACGTCAGCGGCTCCATGGCGACGGACGAGCCCGGTACCACGGGCGCGGGGAGCTGA
- a CDS encoding DUF3152 domain-containing protein, whose translation MGRHSRKGRGNRTGTDKGAAPDPSAEPASGPGAAGPSRTADGRPGPGAPWLPEGTTAPGVSRFAGASQPGPWPDDRTPARGMPRFTGATPAAGEPRRDGAPARGGPRPAEGTPAHGVPRPSGGTVDQGSPQVRGGHPQQREPGGGWGEFRAGAAPQAAPLGRRAPRIPHQRTQNGGPRQEYLDAFDGDEEVLAPRRGVPAPRPGGLGGRPADTDGAPATGTGAPARRAGGKGLTFTGIAAAAVTTVLAVVVAGQVADGQNDTTAAESGQAHGLYDPPALDDTRPTPSEPADPTPLTYEQAMGEKAPLSPTLTGSGKFAVIPGAAEAPGTGRKYTYRVDVEEGLGLDGELFAQAVQKTLNDDRSWAHDGARTFERVSSGRADFVITLASPGTTAAWCAKSGLDTTEDNVSCDSASTERVMINAYRWAQGSKTYGNKIHPYRQMLINHEVGHRLGYGHVSCDKDGQLAPVMQQQTKFLDHDGIHCRPNPWPYPRG comes from the coding sequence GTGGGGCGGCACAGCCGCAAGGGGCGGGGCAACAGGACCGGTACGGACAAGGGCGCGGCCCCGGACCCGTCGGCGGAACCGGCGTCGGGGCCCGGCGCGGCCGGTCCGTCCCGCACGGCCGACGGCCGGCCGGGTCCGGGTGCCCCGTGGCTCCCCGAGGGCACGACCGCACCGGGGGTCTCCCGGTTCGCCGGTGCGTCGCAACCCGGCCCGTGGCCGGACGACAGGACCCCGGCTCGGGGGATGCCCCGATTCACGGGCGCCACTCCGGCCGCCGGCGAGCCGCGCAGGGACGGGGCTCCGGCGCGCGGCGGGCCGCGTCCGGCGGAGGGGACCCCGGCGCACGGGGTGCCGCGTCCGTCCGGCGGCACTGTGGACCAGGGCTCTCCGCAGGTCCGCGGCGGACATCCCCAGCAGCGTGAACCGGGCGGCGGCTGGGGCGAGTTCAGGGCCGGCGCGGCGCCGCAGGCCGCGCCTTTGGGGCGCCGCGCACCCCGTATCCCGCACCAGCGCACCCAGAACGGCGGCCCCCGCCAGGAGTACCTCGACGCCTTCGACGGGGACGAGGAGGTCCTCGCACCCCGTCGCGGCGTCCCCGCTCCCCGCCCCGGGGGCCTCGGCGGCCGACCCGCGGACACCGACGGCGCGCCGGCGACCGGGACCGGGGCGCCGGCCCGGAGGGCGGGCGGCAAGGGGCTCACCTTCACCGGGATCGCCGCCGCCGCGGTCACCACCGTGCTCGCGGTCGTCGTCGCCGGCCAGGTCGCCGACGGGCAGAACGACACCACCGCCGCGGAATCCGGTCAGGCCCACGGCCTGTACGACCCCCCGGCCCTCGACGACACCCGCCCGACCCCCTCGGAGCCGGCCGACCCGACACCGCTGACGTACGAGCAGGCGATGGGGGAGAAGGCCCCGCTCAGTCCCACGCTGACGGGATCCGGGAAGTTCGCCGTGATCCCCGGTGCCGCCGAGGCACCCGGCACGGGGCGCAAGTACACCTATCGCGTCGATGTGGAGGAGGGGCTCGGCCTCGACGGCGAACTCTTCGCGCAGGCCGTCCAGAAGACCCTCAACGACGACCGCAGCTGGGCCCACGACGGTGCCCGCACCTTCGAGCGGGTGTCCTCCGGCAGGGCCGACTTCGTGATCACGCTCGCCAGTCCCGGTACCACCGCCGCCTGGTGCGCCAAGTCGGGCCTCGACACCACCGAGGACAACGTCTCGTGCGACTCGGCCTCCACCGAGCGCGTGATGATCAACGCCTATCGCTGGGCACAGGGCTCCAAGACCTACGGGAACAAGATCCACCCCTACCGCCAGATGCTGATCAACCACGAGGTCGGCCACCGCCTCGGCTACGGCCATGTCAGCTGCGACAAGGACGGCCAGCTGGCGCCGGTCATGCAGCAGCAGACCAAGTTCCTCGACCACGACGGCATCCACTGCCGGCCCAACCCCTGGCCCTATCCCCGCGGTTGA
- a CDS encoding DUF3492 domain-containing protein has protein sequence MRIGLLTEGGYPYVGGDAGLWCDRLVRGLAQHEFDVYALTRSEREEPGDWGTLPPGITRVRTAPPGGAEQDGVTHGRRTRRRFAEAYGELAAALCAAPEPGAPQGAFAPVDPEADRFGSALYALAELARDQGGLAGALRSETALGALERACRAPGALRAAHTARVPDLLEAAARIEHALRPLSLDWYEDDGLGSVDLCHTATGGAAALVGLLARHFTQVPLVVTEYGVRLRAHYLGAAEGTAPVRTLLASFQRHLAAETYRRAACITPGNAHARRWQERCGADRARLRTVYPGMEASRFRDVGETADRADPSTLVWVGRIEPAKDLISLLHAFAEVHRREPAARLRIVGAAAGAEGEAYLGHCRALAVQLFPDEAAGAHAVGDNPVSFEEIGGPEMPDLAGAYAAGAVVVLSSVVEGFPVSLVESMFCGRATVSTDVGAVVEVIGGTGLVVPPRNPRALAEACVALLRDPRRRERLGAAARARALELFTVEQNVAAFHRIYLEVVSHAPVRRVPVDDTGEPLPFGAPAESRLPGHLTTARPPGSRPSWAWAPDDTAASVRTAGHPAEPVPATEGAR, from the coding sequence GTGCGCATCGGACTGCTTACGGAGGGTGGCTATCCGTATGTGGGTGGTGACGCCGGGCTCTGGTGCGACCGGCTGGTGCGCGGGCTCGCCCAGCATGAGTTCGACGTCTATGCGCTGACCCGCTCCGAGCGGGAGGAGCCCGGGGACTGGGGCACGCTGCCACCGGGGATCACCCGGGTGCGGACCGCGCCGCCGGGGGGCGCGGAGCAGGACGGGGTCACCCATGGGCGCCGCACGCGGCGGCGGTTCGCCGAGGCGTACGGGGAGCTGGCCGCCGCGCTCTGCGCGGCACCCGAACCGGGGGCGCCGCAGGGGGCGTTCGCTCCTGTCGACCCCGAGGCGGACCGTTTCGGCAGTGCCCTGTACGCGCTCGCCGAACTCGCCCGTGACCAGGGAGGTCTGGCCGGTGCCCTGCGTTCCGAGACCGCACTGGGCGCCCTGGAGCGGGCCTGCCGCGCACCGGGCGCCCTGCGCGCCGCGCACACGGCACGCGTCCCCGACCTCCTCGAGGCGGCCGCCCGGATCGAACATGCCCTGCGCCCCCTCTCCCTCGACTGGTACGAGGACGACGGGCTCGGCTCGGTCGACCTCTGCCACACCGCCACCGGCGGTGCCGCGGCCCTCGTCGGACTGCTCGCCCGGCACTTCACCCAGGTCCCCCTGGTGGTCACCGAGTACGGCGTCCGTCTGCGGGCCCACTATCTGGGGGCAGCGGAAGGGACCGCACCGGTACGCACGCTGCTCGCCTCCTTCCAGCGCCATCTGGCGGCCGAGACCTATCGGAGGGCGGCCTGCATCACCCCCGGCAACGCCCATGCCCGCCGCTGGCAGGAGCGCTGCGGTGCCGACCGCGCCAGACTGCGCACGGTCTACCCCGGCATGGAGGCGTCCCGTTTCCGGGACGTGGGCGAGACGGCCGACCGTGCCGATCCCTCCACCCTCGTCTGGGTCGGCCGTATCGAGCCGGCCAAGGACCTGATCTCCCTGCTCCATGCCTTCGCCGAGGTCCACAGAAGGGAGCCGGCGGCGCGGCTGCGGATCGTCGGGGCGGCGGCGGGCGCCGAGGGGGAGGCCTATCTCGGGCACTGCAGGGCGCTGGCCGTCCAGCTCTTCCCCGACGAGGCCGCGGGTGCCCATGCCGTCGGGGACAACCCGGTGTCCTTCGAGGAGATCGGCGGCCCGGAGATGCCCGATCTGGCGGGGGCGTACGCGGCCGGGGCCGTGGTCGTCCTGTCGAGCGTCGTCGAAGGGTTTCCGGTCAGCCTGGTGGAGTCCATGTTCTGCGGCCGGGCCACGGTCTCCACGGATGTCGGCGCGGTGGTGGAGGTCATCGGCGGTACGGGCCTGGTGGTCCCGCCCCGCAACCCGAGGGCGCTCGCCGAGGCGTGTGTGGCGTTGCTGCGCGACCCCCGACGCCGTGAGCGCCTCGGCGCGGCCGCCCGCGCGCGGGCCCTGGAGCTTTTCACCGTCGAGCAGAACGTCGCGGCGTTCCACCGCATCTATCTGGAGGTCGTCTCCCACGCCCCGGTACGGCGGGTGCCGGTGGACGACACGGGTGAACCGCTGCCCTTCGGGGCACCGGCGGAGTCCCGCCTGCCCGGCCACCTGACCACGGCACGGCCCCCGGGCTCCAGGCCTAGCTGGGCCTGGGCGCCGGACGACACCGCGGCATCCGTGCGGACCGCCGGGCATCCGGCGGAACCCGTCCCGGCGACGGAGGGCGCGCGATGA
- a CDS encoding NAD-dependent epimerase/dehydratase family protein, translating into MRVLLIGANGYLGRFVADRLLADPAVQLTALGRGDDADVRFDLASGSPGALTRFLDAVHPGVVINCAGAIRGGARDLTRHNTVAVATVCEALRRSGCGARLVQIGCGAEYGPSQPGSSTAEDAVPRPGGPYGVSKLAATELVLGSGLDAVVLRVFSPAGPGTPAGSPLGRLAEALRRAMQSGDSELKLGGLGVQRDFVDVRDVARAVHAASLSAAQGVINIGSGRAVRLRDAVAVLARVAGYGGTLHELDGPPGPGRPAIGHPRGDTEYAVPVAHPYPDGCGSWQQADVRTARDRLGWRPRINLEESLADIWMEAACRI; encoded by the coding sequence ATGAGGGTCCTGCTGATCGGAGCCAACGGATACCTCGGCCGCTTCGTCGCCGACCGGCTGCTCGCCGACCCGGCCGTACAGCTCACCGCGCTCGGCCGCGGCGACGACGCCGACGTACGGTTCGACCTCGCCTCCGGCAGCCCCGGCGCACTCACCCGTTTCCTGGACGCGGTGCACCCCGGGGTCGTCATCAACTGCGCCGGGGCCATCCGCGGCGGCGCCCGGGATCTGACCCGGCACAACACCGTGGCCGTCGCCACCGTCTGCGAGGCCCTGCGCCGCAGCGGCTGCGGAGCCCGCCTGGTGCAGATCGGCTGCGGCGCCGAGTACGGACCCAGCCAGCCCGGCTCCTCCACGGCCGAGGACGCCGTCCCCCGCCCCGGCGGCCCCTATGGCGTCAGCAAGCTCGCCGCCACCGAACTGGTCCTCGGCTCGGGCCTCGACGCCGTCGTGCTCCGGGTGTTCTCGCCCGCCGGACCGGGAACTCCCGCCGGATCCCCGCTCGGCCGGCTCGCGGAGGCGCTGCGCCGCGCCATGCAGTCCGGTGACAGCGAGCTCAAGCTCGGCGGTCTCGGTGTCCAGCGCGACTTCGTCGATGTACGCGATGTGGCCCGTGCCGTCCATGCCGCGTCCCTCTCCGCCGCCCAGGGTGTGATCAACATCGGCTCCGGGCGTGCCGTACGCCTCCGTGACGCGGTCGCCGTCCTCGCCCGGGTGGCCGGCTACGGCGGCACCCTGCACGAACTCGACGGTCCGCCCGGACCGGGGCGGCCCGCCATCGGCCACCCCCGGGGCGATACGGAGTACGCCGTCCCCGTCGCCCACCCCTACCCGGACGGCTGCGGCAGCTGGCAGCAGGCCGATGTGCGCACCGCCCGCGACCGGCTCGGCTGGCGGCCCCGGATCAACCTGGAGGAATCCCTCGCCGACATCTGGATGGAGGCGGCATGCCGCATCTGA
- a CDS encoding spherulation-specific family 4 protein: protein MPHLICPPAGTASTGLGVGLGIPGHAHPLDAPLEWARLAGPGAPVHWAVLDVDGGPGTRPDPHCAEAAGRLRTAGVRVLGHLDLHQGARTFGDLLSEAHRYLDWYRVDGFFLDRCPGERSVLFEVHRIVTALRAFLAPGHIVLGHGTHPYPGYAETADQLVTFSGPWSDYRWSQVAEWTADHPPERFCHLVHGVPRGHLEEALRIARWQGAGTIWFTDRTPRGGDPDPWAAMPGYWDDIISRLGTGVSE, encoded by the coding sequence ATGCCGCATCTGATCTGCCCCCCGGCGGGCACGGCGAGCACCGGCCTCGGCGTGGGCCTGGGCATCCCCGGCCATGCACACCCCCTGGACGCGCCCCTGGAGTGGGCCCGGCTCGCCGGTCCGGGCGCCCCGGTGCACTGGGCCGTCCTCGATGTGGACGGCGGTCCCGGCACCCGCCCCGATCCGCACTGTGCGGAGGCCGCGGGGCGACTGCGGACGGCCGGTGTCCGTGTCCTCGGCCACCTCGATCTCCACCAGGGCGCGCGTACCTTCGGTGATCTGCTCTCCGAGGCGCACCGGTATCTCGACTGGTACCGGGTCGACGGATTCTTCCTGGACCGCTGCCCGGGCGAACGCTCCGTGCTCTTCGAGGTCCACCGCATCGTCACCGCGCTCCGTGCGTTCCTCGCCCCCGGGCACATCGTCCTGGGGCACGGCACCCATCCGTATCCCGGATACGCCGAGACCGCCGACCAGTTGGTCACCTTCTCCGGACCGTGGAGCGACTACCGCTGGTCGCAGGTGGCCGAGTGGACCGCCGACCATCCGCCCGAGCGGTTCTGTCACCTGGTGCACGGGGTGCCGCGCGGCCATCTCGAGGAGGCGCTGCGCATCGCGCGCTGGCAGGGCGCGGGCACCATCTGGTTCACCGACCGCACCCCTCGGGGCGGCGACCCCGACCCATGGGCGGCCATGCCCGGTTACTGGGACGACATCATCTCGCGCCTCGGAACAGGTGTCTCGGAATGA
- the moeZ gene encoding adenylyltransferase/sulfurtransferase MoeZ has product MSLPPLVEPAAELTVDEVRRYSRHLIIPDVGMDGQKRLKNAKVLCVGAGGLGSPALMYLAAAGVGTLGIVEFDEVDESNLQRQIIHSQSDIGRPKAESARDTVKGINPYVEVILHQERLEADNVMDIFSQYDLIIDGTDNFATRYLVNDACVLLNKPYVWGSIYRFDGQASVFWSEHGPCYRCLYPEPPPPGMVPSCAEGGVLGVLCASIGSMQVNEAIKLLAGIGEPLVGRLMIYDALEMQYRQVKVRKDPNCAICGENPTVTELIDYEAFCGVVSEEAQAAALDSTITPKQLKEWIDDGENIEIIDVREPNEYEIVSIPGARLIPKNEFLMGSALETLPQDKKIVLHCKTGVRSAEVLAVLKSAGFADAVHVGGGVIGWVNQIEPDKPVY; this is encoded by the coding sequence GTGTCGCTGCCACCCCTGGTCGAGCCGGCTGCCGAGCTCACCGTAGACGAGGTCCGCAGGTACTCCCGCCACCTGATCATTCCCGATGTCGGGATGGACGGGCAGAAGCGGCTGAAGAACGCCAAGGTGCTCTGTGTGGGTGCCGGCGGTCTGGGCTCGCCCGCGCTGATGTACCTGGCCGCGGCGGGCGTGGGAACGCTCGGCATCGTGGAGTTCGACGAGGTCGACGAGTCGAATCTGCAGCGGCAGATCATCCACAGCCAGTCCGACATCGGCCGCCCCAAGGCCGAGTCCGCGCGGGACACCGTCAAGGGCATCAACCCCTATGTCGAGGTGATCCTTCACCAGGAGCGGCTCGAGGCCGACAATGTGATGGACATCTTCAGTCAGTACGACCTGATCATCGACGGCACGGACAACTTCGCGACCCGCTATCTGGTCAACGACGCGTGTGTGCTGCTGAACAAGCCGTATGTATGGGGCTCGATCTACCGCTTCGACGGCCAGGCCTCCGTCTTCTGGTCCGAGCACGGCCCCTGCTACCGCTGCCTGTACCCGGAGCCCCCGCCGCCGGGCATGGTCCCCTCCTGCGCCGAGGGCGGTGTCCTCGGTGTGCTGTGCGCGTCCATCGGCTCCATGCAGGTCAACGAGGCGATCAAGCTTCTCGCGGGCATCGGTGAGCCGCTGGTCGGCCGACTGATGATCTACGACGCCCTGGAGATGCAGTACCGCCAGGTCAAGGTCCGCAAGGACCCCAACTGCGCGATCTGCGGCGAGAACCCGACCGTCACCGAACTCATCGACTACGAGGCCTTCTGCGGCGTCGTCTCCGAGGAGGCCCAGGCGGCGGCCCTGGACTCGACGATCACTCCCAAGCAGCTCAAGGAGTGGATCGACGACGGCGAGAACATCGAGATCATCGATGTCCGCGAGCCGAACGAGTACGAGATCGTCTCCATTCCGGGCGCCCGGCTGATCCCGAAGAACGAGTTCCTGATGGGCAGCGCCCTGGAGACTCTCCCGCAGGACAAGAAGATCGTCTTGCACTGCAAGACGGGTGTCCGCAGTGCGGAAGTCCTCGCCGTCCTGAAGTCGGCGGGCTTCGCCGACGCGGTTCATGTCGGCGGCGGTGTGATCGGCTGGGTCAACCAGATCGAACCGGACAAGCCGGTGTACTGA
- a CDS encoding DEAD/DEAH box helicase gives MSRRPQKSNRRVPSTAPSTSSPREFRLPESTTPALPAVEDFAGLDMPAGLLKTLTAQGVTTPFPIQAATLPNSLAGRDLLGRGRTGSGKTLAFGLALLARTAGLRAEPKAPLALVLVPTRELAQQVTDALTPYATAVNLRLATVVGGLSITKQAGVLRRGAEVLVASPGRLNDLVERGDCRLDSVRITVLDEADQMTDMGFLPQITKLIEQVRPDGQRLLFSATLDGNIDRLVQRFLTDPVVHSVDPSAGAVTTMEHHVLHVLDETDKKAVTTRIAARDGRVILFLDTKRSADRLTKRLLAVGVRAAALHGGRSQPQRTRTLEQFKDGRVTALVATNVAARGIHIDDLDLVVNVDPPTDHKDYLHRGGRTARAGGSGSVVTLVLPDQKRDVTRLMSDAKIRPRTTRVTSSDAELAAITGAREPSGVAVTIEVPQPTAPTASRPARRTGTEPGRRSGRRRSGGGAGAATDAATGTAGRGSGRRSGAGAAAGGGTSATGERGSARRAGADSAKGGSSRRAAAGTAATGAASGKAARGSGRRSATGGAKGGAADTGGRGSDRRGGRRISAP, from the coding sequence ATGTCCCGCAGACCCCAGAAGTCGAACCGGCGCGTTCCGTCGACCGCGCCGTCCACGTCGTCGCCGAGGGAATTCCGGCTGCCGGAAAGCACGACACCCGCACTTCCCGCCGTCGAGGACTTCGCCGGTCTGGACATGCCCGCGGGACTGCTGAAGACCCTCACCGCGCAAGGCGTGACCACCCCCTTCCCCATCCAGGCCGCCACCCTGCCCAACTCGCTCGCCGGCCGTGACCTGCTGGGACGGGGACGCACCGGCTCCGGCAAGACCCTGGCGTTCGGGCTGGCGCTCCTGGCCCGCACGGCAGGACTGCGCGCGGAGCCCAAGGCTCCCCTCGCCCTGGTGCTGGTGCCCACCCGTGAGCTCGCCCAGCAGGTGACCGATGCGCTGACCCCCTACGCGACGGCGGTGAACCTCCGGCTGGCCACCGTGGTCGGCGGGCTGTCCATCACCAAGCAGGCCGGCGTGCTCCGGCGCGGCGCCGAGGTGCTCGTGGCGAGCCCCGGCAGGCTCAACGACCTCGTGGAACGCGGGGACTGCAGGCTCGACAGCGTACGCATCACGGTGCTGGACGAAGCCGACCAGATGACCGACATGGGCTTTCTGCCGCAGATCACCAAGCTGATCGAGCAGGTGCGGCCCGACGGACAGCGCCTGCTCTTCTCGGCCACCCTGGACGGCAATATCGACCGTCTGGTGCAGCGGTTCCTGACCGATCCGGTCGTGCACTCCGTGGATCCGTCCGCGGGCGCGGTGACCACCATGGAGCATCATGTGCTCCACGTCCTGGACGAGACCGACAAGAAGGCCGTCACCACGCGCATCGCGGCCCGTGACGGACGGGTCATCCTCTTCCTGGACACCAAGAGGTCCGCCGACCGGCTCACCAAGCGGCTTCTGGCCGTCGGTGTCCGTGCGGCGGCACTGCACGGGGGTCGCTCCCAGCCGCAGCGGACCCGCACCCTGGAACAGTTCAAGGACGGCCGGGTCACCGCCCTGGTGGCGACGAACGTCGCGGCCCGGGGCATACACATCGACGACCTCGACCTCGTCGTCAATGTCGATCCCCCCACCGACCACAAGGACTACCTCCACCGGGGCGGCCGCACGGCTCGCGCCGGCGGCTCCGGCAGTGTGGTCACGCTGGTCCTGCCGGACCAGAAGCGGGACGTCACCCGGCTCATGTCGGACGCGAAGATCCGCCCCCGGACGACCCGCGTCACCTCGAGCGACGCGGAACTGGCCGCCATCACCGGCGCCCGCGAGCCTTCCGGTGTGGCCGTCACCATCGAGGTCCCCCAGCCGACGGCGCCGACGGCGTCGCGCCCGGCCCGGAGGACCGGCACCGAACCCGGCAGGCGGTCCGGCCGCCGCCGGAGCGGCGGCGGGGCCGGAGCGGCGACGGATGCTGCCACCGGGACTGCGGGCCGGGGCTCGGGCCGCCGGTCCGGGGCCGGTGCGGCAGCAGGCGGCGGGACGTCCGCAACCGGTGAGCGTGGTTCCGCCCGCCGGGCGGGAGCCGACAGTGCCAAGGGCGGTTCCAGCCGACGGGCCGCGGCCGGAACCGCGGCGACCGGCGCCGCCTCCGGCAAGGCCGCCCGTGGTTCCGGCCGACGGTCGGCGACCGGCGGGGCGAAGGGCGGCGCCGCCGACACCGGCGGCCGCGGCTCCGACCGCCGGGGCGGCCGCCGTATCTCTGCCCCCTGA
- a CDS encoding cold-shock protein — protein sequence MAQGTVKWFNAEKGFGFIQQDGGGPDVFAHYSNIATQGFRELQEGQRVSFDVTQGQKGPQAENIVPA from the coding sequence ATGGCACAGGGAACCGTGAAGTGGTTCAACGCCGAAAAGGGTTTCGGCTTCATCCAGCAGGACGGCGGCGGCCCCGACGTCTTCGCTCACTACTCGAACATCGCGACCCAGGGCTTCCGTGAGCTGCAGGAGGGCCAGCGGGTCTCCTTCGACGTCACGCAGGGCCAGAAGGGCCCGCAGGCGGAGAACATCGTCCCCGCCTGA
- a CDS encoding alpha/beta hydrolase, which yields MSRFVRWTTAVAAAMLTAGCVGGSSGEGGDDARGGPGSSAAPPPATSSGLPSSLTSQKLEWNRCKGPSAPGGDWRCTTLKVPLDWAKPEGETIGLGLIRSRASGGDRIGSLLFNFGGPGGSGISMMPLYTNTVAALHERYDLVSWDPRGVGASQGIRCRDDKAIQAAETIDATPDDAGEEKAFLDDAAGFGEGCRQAAGKLLAHVSTADTARDMDLMRQVLGDRKTHYFGISYGTELGGVYAHLFPKNVGRLVLDAVVDPTADMVGHAKNQARGFQRALDNYLTSTGQDPEQGTRKIADLLKRLDEKPLPASSDRMLTQTLALTGIVVPLYSEEGWPTLTAALKAAEAGDGSELLRLADRYNERSATGQYGTTTHAQRAISCLDSRQRPTAEETRRLLPEFEKISPVFGEYLGWDTAGWCHDWPVAGQFDHPEVSAPGAAPVLVVGNTGDPATPYEGARKMADGLGKDVGVELTWKGEGHGAYGSGSRCVDSTVNAYLLNGTVPKDGTVCS from the coding sequence ATGTCACGTTTTGTTCGGTGGACGACCGCGGTCGCGGCGGCGATGTTGACGGCCGGCTGCGTCGGCGGCTCGTCCGGCGAGGGTGGGGACGACGCGAGGGGCGGACCCGGATCGTCGGCGGCCCCGCCTCCCGCGACCTCCTCGGGCCTGCCCTCCTCGCTCACCTCCCAGAAGCTCGAGTGGAACCGCTGCAAGGGGCCGTCGGCGCCGGGCGGCGACTGGCGGTGCACGACGCTGAAGGTGCCGCTGGACTGGGCGAAGCCCGAGGGGGAGACGATCGGTCTGGGGCTGATCCGTTCCCGGGCGAGCGGCGGCGACCGCATCGGGTCGTTGCTGTTCAACTTCGGCGGCCCCGGAGGCTCCGGGATCTCGATGATGCCGTTGTACACGAACACGGTCGCCGCACTCCATGAGCGGTACGACCTGGTGAGCTGGGATCCGCGCGGGGTCGGCGCCAGCCAGGGCATCCGCTGCCGCGACGACAAGGCGATCCAGGCCGCCGAGACGATCGACGCGACTCCCGACGACGCCGGCGAGGAGAAGGCGTTTCTGGACGACGCCGCCGGCTTCGGTGAGGGATGCCGGCAGGCCGCAGGAAAGCTGCTCGCGCATGTCTCCACGGCCGACACCGCGCGGGACATGGATCTGATGCGCCAGGTGCTCGGCGACCGGAAGACGCACTACTTCGGCATCTCCTACGGCACCGAACTCGGCGGCGTCTACGCCCACCTGTTCCCGAAGAACGTGGGCCGGCTGGTTCTGGACGCCGTGGTCGACCCGACCGCCGACATGGTGGGCCATGCCAAGAACCAGGCCCGTGGGTTCCAGCGCGCGCTGGACAACTACCTCACCTCGACGGGCCAGGACCCCGAACAGGGCACCCGGAAGATCGCGGATCTGCTGAAGCGGCTCGACGAGAAGCCGTTGCCGGCGTCGTCCGACCGGATGCTCACCCAGACCCTGGCGCTCACCGGAATCGTGGTGCCGCTCTACAGCGAGGAGGGCTGGCCCACGCTCACCGCCGCACTGAAGGCGGCGGAGGCGGGGGACGGTTCCGAGCTGCTGCGGCTCGCCGACCGCTACAACGAGCGGAGCGCCACGGGGCAGTACGGCACGACCACACACGCCCAGCGGGCCATATCGTGCCTGGACAGCAGGCAGCGGCCGACGGCCGAGGAGACGAGGAGGCTGCTGCCGGAGTTCGAGAAGATCTCTCCGGTGTTCGGCGAGTACCTGGGCTGGGACACGGCGGGCTGGTGCCACGACTGGCCGGTGGCCGGGCAGTTCGACCATCCGGAGGTCAGTGCCCCGGGAGCGGCACCCGTGCTGGTGGTGGGCAACACCGGGGACCCGGCCACACCGTACGAGGGCGCCCGGAAGATGGCCGACGGGCTGGGCAAGGACGTCGGTGTCGAGCTCACCTGGAAGGGCGAGGGCCATGGGGCGTACGGCAGCGGGAGCCGCTGTGTGGACTCGACCGTGAACGCCTATCTGCTGAACGGCACGGTCCCGAAGGACGGCACGGTCTGCTCATGA